The following DNA comes from Quercus robur chromosome 1, dhQueRobu3.1, whole genome shotgun sequence.
CCATGGCGAAAACCCTAATTTCATCCCCACCGTTCATCGGCACGTCTCTCCCGTCTCCTCGCCATGGCTTCCTCCACTCACACCGCAGTAGACTAAGACTCGTCTCCACCAGAGTCAAGTTCAGCTTCCACGAAAACCTTCCTCCCATCAATTCCCTCGACTCTCATATCGATTTCTCCGCTATCCTCACCAGAACCGAAGGCCTTCTCTACACGCTCGCCGACGCCGCCGTTGCCACCGCCGATTCCGCCGCGGACGCCGCCGTGCAGAAAAACAACGGCTGGTTCGGGTTCATATCCGACGCCATGGAGGTCGTTCTCAAGGTAAATAATAAAACTGCTGTTGCTAATTTTGTGTAAATGTTTTTGCTAGAAATTGTGAGCgaataaaatgatttcattccatCGAAATTTGCCAATTTGTGAaatggaaattgtttttgattGTATTAGGTATTGAAGGATGGACTATCAGCTGTGCACGTGCCATACGCGTACGGGTTTGCGATAATATTACTTACAATTATTGTTAAAGTCGCCACATATCCATTGACAAAGCAACAGGTGAGTGTTTCAAACAATATACAAATGCAAATTTCAGTTTAGATTAACAAAAAGAACCTTTGGTCTGTAAATTTTGGATTAGGTTTAATTATAGTACTCAAATTTGAAAAGGTCCTTTATAGTACTAAGCAAATTATAAACGTACcaagttagttagttagttagttctTCCTGTTGGAAATTATAAACATACCAAGTTAGTTCTTTTGTAACCTTATCTTTATAATTCTTGTTTACGTGGCAAAATTCGGCAAAGCCGTTGTCTCATGGTAATCTGTTATAAAGACAAGGTTACAAAATGACTAACATAGGATGTTTTACTGAGAAAGaactttttgagtttttggacTAAAATAGAATCTGACCCAAATTTTAGGGACCAATTGTAAATTTCCACATTTAATTTATGAATGTTTTGGTGTGGCTATTTGATAttatgtggtggtggtggtggtggtggtctcgatcagggccggctcaaggcctaggcaagttaggcctaggcctaaggccccacccaaaaaaaaaaaatttccttggaaAAAAAGGCTCCATTTTTCATAGTTAAAggtccaaatttttataaaattatatatattttttaaaggctgtacattttatttatttattagtgatgtacaaattttactattagcttacaaattgtcatgttattaatcacaaaaaacatgatataaacattcattagttaaattgatgaagttcatcaatgagagataatatcacattatattttgaacattttaaaatgctttaaattagcgtatttttcttttttatttctattaagactctcaaagtaTAAAACTAATAgaaccttaactcaattgaaactctaaaatatttcaaaaagatgttgcaagtgtgttaaatcatcaattatagattaatttctcctaatagtttgagactttgatttttgtaaattaatatcctacaaaaccgtacaccaaataatatctgtctctctctctctctctcttgaaatcaaaatataaaattaaaaattagattacaactttatttaactatacatcgtcttatatccaaaataaagtatctttttcaattgcaatatatttttatttctttttattaatatttataattcaactatgatattcaattcactatatgaaattaacattagtccagttggtattatttatatatttaatgtatcaaattaaccttaatttgattaatattaaataattttatttaattaatatttacatattaaaggccCCGCATtaatttttcgccttaggcctcaaattatgttgggccgcccctgGTCTCGATAGTGATGGTATTATTAAAAAGTGTTGACATTTAGTAATATATGTAGGTTGAATCGACACTAGCTATGCAGAACCTTCAACCAAAGATTAAAGCCATTCAACAAAGATATGCCGGTAATCAGGTGAGTCCACACATTCTcggttataacttataagggtcttgctttttttcttttttaataattcctCCTCCCCCACTTCCCCGAAAAAAGTAGTAAGTACAGTTCATTCTGatatttttattgtctttttctcttttaaggAAAGAATTCAACTTGAGACATCAAGGCTGTATAAGCAGGCCGGGGTTAATCCATTAGCAGGTATGTTTTTTAATTGGTCTcttaacattttttgaaaaaaatctcGTATAAAAGGCTAAGTGATGAAACATTAATGTGTTCAAACTAATTAGCTTAAGCTTTTAGGTTAACAGGGGCTCCAACATATTATATTAAGTCCTCCCTCAAAGAATTCCCAATCTTAAAGTTCAAACATTGCATTATTTTCCTCAGATGCAACACTTTGACAGTTTTGTTTTGTACATGAACTTGTCTAATGATATGGagtcaaaaattcattctttttattttgttcaggTCCTCCCGGACAGTGTCTCTATTTTTTATAGACGAATAGTGCCATCATCAGTACCTTTTTATGTTGGGTTCTTAGTTcttttttgtctctctttttatttcaaaGCCTTACCAGTGTTATCTTTCCCTTCGCCTTATACTGCTGATCTGCTGATGCATATTAacatctttatttattttttgtggaaaGGTTGTTTCCCAACTTTGGCTACTATTCCAGTCTGGATAGGGTTATATCAAGCTCTATCAAATGTGGCAAATGAGGTAATTAACAGGTTGCTATCCCATTATCTTTTGGGTGATTTCATTGAACTGAAACTTTTATGCCTTCACACAAGTTCATCATTGCTAATTTTTGTTAATCATTCTGTTTGAAGGGCCTGTTGACAGAAGGTTTCTTTTGGATTCCCTCTCTGGGTGGCCCAACTTCAATTGCTGCCCGACAAAGTGGATCTGGCGTTTCTTGGCTTTTTCCATTTGtggtaataataatttttgtttccatGGCTTGTTAAGCTAAAAGTTGTCTTTCATCTTTATCTATGTTGAACATTAGTTTTTCATGTAAAATTCTTAATTAAACTCCATTGTCATGGAAGTTTTATGTTAGTTACTGATCATGGAAGTGTTAGGTCAATGTCTCAAATTGAAGCACATATCTGCAACATTTAATGATGCAGAGATTATTAGTCAGTGGTCACGATATGTTTGGTATTGTGGCTTGTTTCCTACACTGTCCAATCTTTTAAGTCATTGACTCATTGCTATCCTCTACCTGGCAAAATAATCTATACTAACTGCTGACAGGTGAGTCGTTGCATATTGGGTTAGTTGGGAATTGGTGACTGGTCCAAATTCATAAGTCAATCTTGTTTGCCTTCCAAAGCAAGCACAATCTATAGAATATATGTGGGTCTGAACTCCTTACTTAATGGGCTCTTAGGGGGCCCAATCGTGGAATTTTGTCCGGTTTTGTGGCAGATGATTTATATAATAGCATGTGGCAATGACTGGAGAAGTTTCTAATGGCCCATGGAGATGCCTTAAATGTCTGGGGAAATAGATGACCTTTcgttcttataaaaatttttccAATAGGAAAGTTTTCTACTTTCTATGTGGAAAATATCCCCCTATGTCTTCTCCTTTGTAATTTtgaaagatttttaaatttgtatatGATTTATAGTGAAAACCGCCCAGAATTTGCAGCTAAAAGAAGGGAGATAAGCAGTTTCTGAAGTTTGAAAAGCTAAGTTTGCCTTAGTAGTTTGATTTGGGTATATGCATGTTTTGGT
Coding sequences within:
- the LOC126731150 gene encoding inner membrane protein PPF-1, chloroplastic, encoding MAKTLISSPPFIGTSLPSPRHGFLHSHRSRLRLVSTRVKFSFHENLPPINSLDSHIDFSAILTRTEGLLYTLADAAVATADSAADAAVQKNNGWFGFISDAMEVVLKVLKDGLSAVHVPYAYGFAIILLTIIVKVATYPLTKQQVESTLAMQNLQPKIKAIQQRYAGNQERIQLETSRLYKQAGVNPLAGCFPTLATIPVWIGLYQALSNVANEGLLTEGFFWIPSLGGPTSIAARQSGSGVSWLFPFVDGQPPLGWHDTAAYLVLPVLLVVSQYVSMELMKPPQTDDPTQKNTLLVFKFLPLMIGYFSLSVPSGLSIYWFTNNVLSTAQQVWLRKLGGAKPVVSENASGIITAGRAKRSASQTVQPGERFRKLKEEEEKKTKALPTEDVQTLVSTSDSDDDQDEETKDKDEGALEEAYASSVSKDVPNYPRPRRSKRSKRKRAL